AATAGCTGACTGcgtgaaatatttgaatgtcTCGACAAAGATTCATTCGAGTAGTCGAGCAATAGTCAGGACGAAATCGAGAGTCAATCATCCTCTGTTATAGGTAAAAACTTCTAAGATACCGTCTAGAACTACTAAGGTGTTAACTAATCCCCACCCCTCGGTGGCATGTAACCCCTAAGGATATGATATATGAGTTTTTAATATTCTAACATAAAATTCATCAAACTTACGTGTCATGTTCACCCTGCATTGTTGTTGCTGCTGCAGTTGTAGCCTCGTTTTCTTGACgtgctacttttttcttcgctttttccaGGTTCTTCCTAGCTTTCGCCAGACtcttcagattttcttttacCTCCTTCACTTCATTTCTGTTAAATTTGCGTATCTCCTCACTGAAGCCTACGACTACATCTTCTGAGAACTTTGGAAAAAGTTTGCTAATTTCGTAAAAATTGTTGCAAGCTTCTCGGAAAGTCTCTGCGCATGACTGTGTCATCATTTGGTCACCGTATTCCTTAAATGCCTCACCGGTTCTCCACCATATTTTCTGTTTGGCTTTAGACTCCTGGAAGCATTTGTTGAAAAACAAGAACGCATAAGTATGCAGGAAGACATTGGAACTCTAGACAGGGAGAATTCttgcttcaaattttattacgACGTAAAGTCGGCATCAAACGTGTTGTTTTGGCGTGATGCGAGACGTCTTCGACGGTAATTCCCAGCTCGGTCCGTTCAATGAGACGATCGGTATAGGTATCTGCAAGGGCCGCCTCCGTCGAGAACGTAACGCGTCACGCCCTCATCGTCCGCCGAGGCGCTGACTACTTTTAGTGGTGTCAAGGACGTAGAATAAAGTAATACACTAGAATTTCTCCTCGAAATTGCCtcggaatttttgaaacaatcaTCTCACCTTTTTCACATCTCGGCTCAGATGTTCAAGTTTCCTTAAGCTGTTACAGATAATGCCGATTCTTTCCACACTATCCAGAAAATCAGGTGGATAGTCTTCACGTGTTCTAGAATTACTGGACAGTATTCTGGATTTCCATTTTTAACGTGAACTTCGTTTACAATACTTCAATACTTCTGTGCTTACCCTGCTTTCATCAATTTTGGCATCTTATTTCCTCGACGACTGGTCAAAGGTGTGTGTGGCGTTGACAGAGAGCTCCACGTTTTTGCGGTTGATACTGGTGGTGTTTCCGGGTTAACATCAGAACACATCGCGCTCGATTTACAAGTAAAATGACTTGTTGTGATCTTATTTGAGTTTATATACTACTTTGGAAGTGATTATCactaaacttttaaaaatatagagATAAGTACGAATACCGATTCATTCTGTTGTCGTTGACTACCATGACCAACTGTGAGGACAAAAATGTATAGGATGAAGTAAATGGCGTCGATCTACCTCTTAAGGACGTACCGATCGACTCTAAATCATGATAACTAAAAGTTAACGAGCGTGTATGCGGCCTATACGACGACATGTAGGTgtcagccgatgtatcaagtcaacgtttttatcctcccagacaaacaGTGCCGCTTTACCGACTgcggagggatgaagagcTCAGTTGGCgtggagcggtttcgaaccatcaacagTGCAGTCGCGGCTGAACCCTTTATCACCGCGCTATATCCGGTGTTTGTGCATCAAGCGTTACCCCATGCTCAAAACCCATCGAAATTTAAATTGTCATCATTGTCAGGCGCAGTTAAAACAGCAGTTATAAGGAAATATGAGAACAGTGCTgggattttccacagttcacTTCACCACTTTTTAATCAGTTCTCACCAAAAGTTAGAATTCAAATCAAAGTTATCTCCAGAATATCTCCAGAAATTTCGATTCGGGATAAACTTCAGCTGCGGGAAGGAgggaaaatttcgttttcagaTTCAGAATATCCTGTTTTACCGTATACCACTACATTCCTTTCAGTAGAATTGTATGCGAAAACTAGGTGGTACTAGAACTTAcgtggtttcttttttgtgtactGGAGCTGGCCCATATCACGTCCTAATCATTGGATCACGAGACAatctatattttcttttcttttaaattcaaGTAAATGAACCGAAACAAGGGCAATCGCATGGCTCTAGTTTCGAATGAGAGCTTCGCGTggtgtttttattgttttttttgtattcaacATAGATCTGACAATGAATGTCAAACTTGTTGAAATAAATacttgactttttttaaatacaggctacattattattatcaaaagAATATATTCTAGCATACATTTTTGGGAAGTATTTACAGAAGCGACCTTCCAAAAAGACAGGATAGAACTTATACTTAAAGGTGCTGAATCCAACATTAGAAAGTTTCAACTAATAAGCCGAAAGATACTTTTATCCTAGCTCCCACCAATCTTCTGGAAGATCCTATCGTAGCTCTTGTTCCTTTACTTTGTCCTCTTGTGAAGTTTACAACctattccacgaaaaaaaaaatttgatccaAGTCGGGAAACAATAAGAATCCCCCGCTATTTCTCAAAGTCTAGTTTCAAGGGTAGAGAGGGCGTATTGACGTACTCGAGAAGAGGCGGAGGGAGGGATGAGATGGAGCGCGCGCGCGAATTTCGCGTACGAGTATTTCGCGGTGATTGCGAACATCCATAGGAGGCCTAGTCCACACTCACGTCTTCGTCTAATAATTAATCGTGCGCAGCGTAGCTGAAGGCGATATAATTAGTCACCTACATACTATTTTGTTGGAACAAACATGTGATTTGTTAAGGCGATGTTCATGTTTATCGTCAtttttggacgagttttcataGGTTTTCATAGTGAAAATCTTCCGTTCCCGATGCAGTCATTGCTAGCAGCGCTCGCTCGTTTAGTTGTGGATGTGTCGATCCAGCCAGCGTATCCTTCAACTGATCCCCCTTCCTGCACTCGAACACACTTCAAGGCGACCGCAACAACTTCATATTTTTAGAACTGGTGGCTCCTTCTATGTACTTCTATTTCCATCTAAACGGTACTTTGTTGGATGTCCTAACTCTGTAAATGTATTCGGAAATATTACCTTTTGGATGAGGAGGAAAATGTTTTTGCCGGCACGAATTAGTAGTCTGCGGAAATATGTTGTAAAATATGTTCGCGCATAGAATCTGTGTAGGTCATGGAAGGTTGAGACAGGGACTTTTTGAGATAAGACATGTctgttctcctcttttttgaacataatttttgaaaataagatttgttactagtaatttttgaaaataagattTGTTACTAGTACCAGTTAAACGCCAGCTAAGAACAACACTAAAACAACGCACGTCTTCTAAgttattcatttatgttttttttttcaaaatccaagCTAGTTTAAATGGTAGTTAATTGAAGGAAACTATtcacaatatttcttttttcagttgagAGGCTTATTACTGTATTAGCTGGTAATATTTTACTAGAAATCGTGGTAATCATCGTCAGACGTGCTGGTTGTGCCttcgttattgatttttgagaaGGGGACGGCCGCTGTCgacatttttctttataacaTCCGCGTGTGCGCCGTTGATTCCGGAGGAGCTATTCTCTTTACACTATTTCATATTTAAAGTAGAGGTAGAGCAACAAATCTCATTTATTCACTTCAGTTTTCCCCAGGAAATCAATTGGTTTTGCAAGTAACAGCGCTTAAAGTATGCATTAttgcttttgtttattgtCGATAGCTAACTTTA
This is a stretch of genomic DNA from Necator americanus strain Aroian chromosome II, whole genome shotgun sequence. It encodes these proteins:
- a CDS encoding hypothetical protein (NECATOR_CHRII.G8731.T1), which translates into the protein MCSDVNPETPPVSTAKTWSSLSTPHTPLTSRRGNKMPKLMKAGTREDYPPDFLDSVERIGIICNSLRKLEHLSRDVKKESKAKQKIWWRTGEAFKEYGDQMMTQSCAETFREACNNFYEISKLFPKFSEDVVVGFSEEIRKFNRNEVKEVKENLKSLAKARKNLEKAKKKVARQENEATTAAATTMQGEHDTCFATAKESMLKFMRETAFFDKIADKYVNADRELCDKVYEMLNSKARSNEEPGSKKSD